The Chryseobacterium sp. LJ668 genome segment AATTCTAAGGTTGAAGTAACTAACAGTATTGTGAAATCTAATATTGAGAAGGAAATTGTTGTTGTACCTTCTCAAAAAGAAAATCAAGTTTTAGTTTATTCAAATGTAGTTCCTGAACCAGTAAAAGCTCCAATTATTTTAGTTCCACAACAAGGAGATTACAGAGTTGCAAGTAACCCATATTATATGGAACCAGATCATGACGGAGTTTTAGATAAAGATGATGAGCCGCAAGACATGAGAGAAGTTGTTGTAACGGGTGCTTTAGGAATTAGAAAAAGACAAGATGTGATATCATCCTCAACTCAGATTTCAAATTCTAATGTAATTCAGTCTTTACAAGGTAGTGTTGCAGGAATTAAAATTTCAAATAATAGTAATAATAATGGGTGGCTTTATAATCAATCATACAACAATAATCCAGTAAATTATCTTCAAGGACAAATACCAAGTAATACAATTTCGGGCATTCTATCACAAAATATTCTCATCAGAGGCGCTGCAAGTTTAGATTGGAATAATCAACCTCTGATTGTAATTGATGGTGTGGTTAAAGACCAAAACTTTCTGTCCAAGTTGAATTCTCAGCAGATTAAAAGTGTAGATATTTTAAAAGATGCTTCTGCATCTGCTTTATACGGAAGTCGTGCTTCAAATGGAGTCATTGTTATAACTACCAAAAAACTTTCGAGAAAAGAAAGAAAAGCGCTCAAGCAAATTCAAAAAGTTCACGACAGCATTAATCTTTCAAAGCAAATTAAGCAAAGCAATTCCGAAGAATACGATGCTTTTGTAGAAAATCCTTTTGAACTGACAAAAAATCAGTCTGTGTCTACTTTCTCGATTGATGTTGATAAAGCGGCTTATTCAAATGTTCGTAGAATGATCAATAATGGTGAAATTGTCAATAAAAATGCCATACGAATTGAGGAAATGATCAATTATTTTAAATATGATTATCCACAACCGAAAAATGAACAACCATTTTCCATCAACACAGAATACAATGATGCACCTTGGAATTCTAAACATAAATTACTGAAAATAGGTCTTCAGGGAAAAAATATCCCGATGGATAGATTACCAAGTTCAAATTTTGTTTTTCTGATTGATGTTTCGGGTTCAATGGATGCTGTAAATAAATTACCATTATTAAAATCATCTTTTAAAGTTCTTTTAGACCAATTAAGACCACAAGACAAAGTCGGGATCGTAGTCTACGCAGGAAGCGCAGGAATGGTTTTACCACCGACTTCAGCTAAAGAGAAAAATAAAATAATTGAAGCTTTAGACAAACTTCAGGCAGGTGGAAGTACAGCAGGAGGACAAGGAATAGAACTGGCGTACAAACTCGCTCAGGAAAATTTTATTAATGGT includes the following:
- a CDS encoding vWA domain-containing protein; the protein is MENNHDIDKKFNDASQSVEEPATFPGFDKVWAKVEIKLDNKEKKKVIPIWFSYGIAASLIIGLGAFYFIDKKDVVDISKPNLVQNTVSAKVNSKVEVTNSIVKSNIEKEIVVVPSQKENQVLVYSNVVPEPVKAPIILVPQQGDYRVASNPYYMEPDHDGVLDKDDEPQDMREVVVTGALGIRKRQDVISSSTQISNSNVIQSLQGSVAGIKISNNSNNNGWLYNQSYNNNPVNYLQGQIPSNTISGILSQNILIRGAASLDWNNQPLIVIDGVVKDQNFLSKLNSQQIKSVDILKDASASALYGSRASNGVIVITTKKLSRKERKALKQIQKVHDSINLSKQIKQSNSEEYDAFVENPFELTKNQSVSTFSIDVDKAAYSNVRRMINNGEIVNKNAIRIEEMINYFKYDYPQPKNEQPFSINTEYNDAPWNSKHKLLKIGLQGKNIPMDRLPSSNFVFLIDVSGSMDAVNKLPLLKSSFKVLLDQLRPQDKVGIVVYAGSAGMVLPPTSAKEKNKIIEALDKLQAGGSTAGGQGIELAYKLAQENFINGGNNRVIIATDGDFNVGASSTGDLQTLIEEKRKSGVFLTCLGFGMGNFKDNHMETLANKGNGNYAYIDNMQEANKFLGKEFAGSMYAIAKDVKIQIEFNPKFVKSYRLIGYENRKLKNEDFTNDKIDAGELGNGHTVTALYEVIPSDVKSEFLPKENDLKYTKNTSDENFNDELATVKFRYKKPDGNTSSEIVQIVNNTNESISSASEDFKFASSVAWFGLVLRNSDLIKNKDLIEVEKLSKKGKGNDEEGYRSEFMNLVETYRSIQK